CGCACAGCGTCAAAAATGCGGTGCTCCAGTGCAGCGCGGGGTCATGGCAGTACTTCTCTACGGCGGCAAAGCTGGTGTCGGATGCGCCTTCGCGCTCAAACAGGCGCAGCAGCACGCTCGCCAAGCCAGGGTCGGCATCGACATGTTGCAGCACCAGGTTGCTTTCCTGGCGCAAGTCGCCAAAGAACAGGCTGTCCAGGTATTCGTCGGTATCGGGCCGGGGAATCAAGCCCGCCACCACGGCGCGTTGCAAGTGCCTGCGGCGCTCCCATTCGTTGTCGCCGCGAATCTGGCGTTGCAGGGCCTGCCCCTGGGGTGGATGGGGCTTGTAGCGTTGCTGGAAGGCGGCAATGTCCTGGATGCCGATATGCATCCAATAGTCGGCCAGCGGCAGCTCAGCGTTGCACATGAAGCGGGCCACATCCACCGCACGAAACAGTCGGTTGGCGTGCTCGGGCTCGCATGCATCGACCCAGGCTTTGCCGTCAGGTGCGCGTTTGCGAATCAGTTGCCAGCGCTGGAACAGCATGGCTTGCACACCGACGAATGTGGTGGCTTTTTCTGCGGCAGACAGGGCATCCACCAAGTCCATCACGCCGGTGATGTCCCCCGCCAGCAGGCAGCAGCCCAGCGGCGTACGGTAAAAGTCTTTGTTCAGCGTGTCATCCATGGTGGTTTCCTGCTGTCTGCAATGCAGCGGATTGGGCTGCCAGCACATGTTTGCATGGCCCGCGCTCGCCCTGGTGCTTGCCGAACCAGGGGCAGGTGCAGCGCAAGGTGTCGCCTTGCTCGCGCACGTGGTAATGCACGTCGCCGCTGTGCACCAGGGCTTCTAGCGGATGGGTGTTGCGCAGTTGCACAGCGCCTGCCTCCAGCAAGGCGCGGGCGTCGGCCAGGCGCGGGTTCAGGTCTTCCAGCAAATCGGGTTCAAAAGGCAGTTCGCGGTGGAAGTAGGCGGCATGTTCCAGGTCATACCCCACCAGCCCCATGGCACCCAACACCTGCAATGAGCGCTCGACCGCTGTGCCCGGCCAGCCCAGCTGATGCGCCAGCGTGTCGCTGGGCAGCACGTCTTGCCAGTGCAGTTGCGCACGCAGGGTGGATACCGGGTGCGGCCCAGCTTGCTGCACCAGCGCATGCAGCGCCTGCCCCTCGCCCGAGAAGCCGCGCCACACTTCGGCGCTGAGCACCAGCGTCAGGCGCATGCTGCCAAAGTCCACGCACCAGGCACTGGCCTGGCCTTGCAGGTCTGCGTACACGCTCAGCGCGCGCGCCTGGGGTAGCAGGGCCTCCAGAATGCGAAGACGGCTGCTGTCGGTAAAGCGCACGCCCCCAGCGCTGGGCTGCGCGGTGGTGCGCAGCCCCTGCGGCCCGCCCACCACCCACAGCGGCGTTTTGCTGGTGGATGCCTTGGGCAGGCTGCGCAGAAAACGCAGCGCGGGCACGGCATCTACCTGCAACACCCGCCGCATGGCGGCCTGGTACGCCTGCACGGCCACCATGCTGCGCAGCCAGCGCAGGGGCAAATCCACCTTTTTCTCCAGCACCTGGGTGCCGCCAGAGCGCATGGCAAATTCAGAGCGCCCCACGGAGAGGGCCAGCCCGTCAGCGTCGCGCACACGGGCCAGCGCGGCTCGCATGGGGGCATTGAAATCCACATTGGTGGTGCCTTTGCCTACGATGTCGCCAGCGTACGACGCAGGCTCCAGGTCCACCCGGATATAGGTGCTGCAGCAGCCCGAGAAGCCCTCCAGCCGCAACATGCCCGCGCCTGCGGTGACAACCGGGTCTGCCAGAGCCACAGCTTTGGCCACTGTATTGGGTGGGGTGAAAAACCGTGACCCGACCAGCAGATGCACAGCGCTGAGCAGTTGGGCGGCAAGGTGCGGCTGGTGCAAGCGCCCTTCAAAGAAATGAGGATGCTCTACCGCGCTGGGCGAGGAGGTTGCCAGCCGAAGCTCAGGCGCGGCATGCAGGTCCACCGCCGAGGGTTCGGCATAGCGGTAGGTGTGCGCAAAGTGGGTCATGCAGCGCATTGTCTACAAACTGACCATGGCGTTGTGCCTGCTTGGTGCCTTCTTGTATGTGTCTCAAACCTGCTGCAGGGTATGCACTTGCAAGTGCTGCATTGGCGGAGCAACAGGCCCGTCCATAGGCTCACAGTCCTGTGTGTTTGTGCATGGGCACCTGAATTTGCTTCGGGCCCCTTTACTTTCAATTGCGCAATTTTCTATACGGGATAGATCATTGGAAGAAGATTTTTTGTATAGAAATCCACCGAAATGAACCCTCATTGCACCCTGCAAATCCACCACCAGGGCCGCTGGCACGATGCTGCCACGTCGCCCTGTGGGGCGATGCTGACCAAGGCTGGCGGTGCAAAACCTGTGCGGGGTACGAGGCCGATTGGTCTGTGGAGCACTTTGGCAAGCACGATGCCCACGCCCTGAGCTGCCGCTGGCCCGTGGGGCTGGAAGCGATGGACTGGCCGCATTGGCCGGTGTTCCTGATCGACATGCTGCCCCAGGGCTTTGGCCGGGCGGAGTTGCTGCGGCGGCTGGGCCTGGTGCGATCCCAAAAAGATCTTGAACAGGTTCTTAGCGGAAACACACCATGGACAAACGCTTTAAACCCCTTTCCCCGCCTGAGCAACTGCAGCAGCGCCGCCAGGCCATTGAAGACGTGCTGGCGCACCCTGAATGGACGCTGGCCGAGGCGGTGCGGCATATCCAGACCGGCCTTCGCCTGACCAGTGCCGAACTGGCCCGTGTGGCGGGGGTGTCGCAAAAGACGCTGCTTGATATTGAGCAGGGCCGCAGCCCCGGCACGGTGCAAACCCTCAACCGCATTCTGGGCGTGGTCGGGCTCAAGCTGGGGGTGGTGCGGGCGCGGTAGCACCGTGCGCGTCTGCTGCGCCACATTGATTGTTCCGGCATGAATCTACTTGAACCGTTCACGCTGAGCGCCGTCGAAGCGCGGCGCAGGGCTTCGACAAGCTCAGCCTGAACGGATTTTCAAGTTCAAAGATGCCGACTCAATAAAACAAAAGCCCAGGCCTGTGCGGGCCTGGGCTTGGTGACTGGCGCTTTGTCCAGCACCTCATTCACGCTCCATGGTGGCTTTGCGCAAGGCTGTCACGCCTTATGCCACGCCTGGCTTACGTGCGCAGCGAAATAGCAGCGTCCGTGGCCGTGAGGTAGCCCACCGCGGCTGAGAAGCGGTCGTTGTAGTTCTTGCGCACCAGCGGATCGAGCGTGTCCTTGACCTTGCTGTGCACGCCTTGCCAGTCACCTGGGTGCTGGAAGTTGCTCATGATGTAAGTCCAGCCGTTGATGCTGTCCACTGCATGCAGACCGGTGGACTCGGCCCCCGATGGGGTGGAGAGCACGCGGCTGAGCTGTTTGGTGTCCACGTTGTAGGCCCACAGAAAGTTGTTGACGTGGTCTGTGGTGTCTTCGCCGATGAACAAGGTGCGCAGGCCTTCCGAGAACTTGATGTTGTCGGGGCTGGCGATCTTGTCGGGGTGGGCAGTGTTGCCCAGTGCGTCGGCGGCAATGTCCTCGCCCAGCAGCATGATGCGCGATTGCTTGGGCACCCAGTCGCTGTTGATGGCGTTGCCTTCGGTGTCCT
This Acidovorax sp. 106 DNA region includes the following protein-coding sequences:
- a CDS encoding SWIM zinc finger family protein, which codes for MTHFAHTYRYAEPSAVDLHAAPELRLATSSPSAVEHPHFFEGRLHQPHLAAQLLSAVHLLVGSRFFTPPNTVAKAVALADPVVTAGAGMLRLEGFSGCCSTYIRVDLEPASYAGDIVGKGTTNVDFNAPMRAALARVRDADGLALSVGRSEFAMRSGGTQVLEKKVDLPLRWLRSMVAVQAYQAAMRRVLQVDAVPALRFLRSLPKASTSKTPLWVVGGPQGLRTTAQPSAGGVRFTDSSRLRILEALLPQARALSVYADLQGQASAWCVDFGSMRLTLVLSAEVWRGFSGEGQALHALVQQAGPHPVSTLRAQLHWQDVLPSDTLAHQLGWPGTAVERSLQVLGAMGLVGYDLEHAAYFHRELPFEPDLLEDLNPRLADARALLEAGAVQLRNTHPLEALVHSGDVHYHVREQGDTLRCTCPWFGKHQGERGPCKHVLAAQSAALQTAGNHHG
- a CDS encoding helix-turn-helix domain-containing protein, with translation MDKRFKPLSPPEQLQQRRQAIEDVLAHPEWTLAEAVRHIQTGLRLTSAELARVAGVSQKTLLDIEQGRSPGTVQTLNRILGVVGLKLGVVRAR